The DNA window ATAACTATCTCGCACCTTTGGCATGAGGCATCATGAACCGTTTACCCTTGGTTCCTGCTGAAAGTAAAAGACAAGCCTGACCTATTGCAGCCCCAACAGCGACCGTATGTATCTGTATGGTCATCAATATTACCAAGTTATTAAGGAATACCACGAACAAAGAAAAAGTAAACTCTCGTTATTGAACAAAGATAATAAAATTCGAGACATCCAAAGAAAACATTTCTTATCAAGACAGAGAAAATGGAAGGAACAAAAATTCACCTCATTTTGTAATTGCATAAGTGCATCATAGATGGCAAAACCCTCTGTCTCCATTCCAACCTGTGGTATAACAGCTTTAAATCATGTAAATATGGACCATAAAGAAAACCGACACCCGCACACATACACAAACATAATAGGATTGCAAATAGGAAGCAGAAGAAACACCACAATGGAGAATGAAGATGCTATTGTTTACGGTTCAGAGCCATTCAGGCTCATATACAGTTTCGTGTTTGCAGGTTTATCACACACGTAATCTACGCAAAAGACCGTGAAAACCTGAATTTTAACACAAGGTGACACGCTTTTTGTCTTATTTGATAGAACTAACGTATGATTCTAACATCTCCAGAAGTTATGAAATACAGAATGAATTCCATCTTGAATAACACGCCTCTTCATGAGTAAATTTAAAGGTACCATATGCAAACGCTCACCGTTTCACCATCATCACGAGTTGTACCGGTAGAATTTATGTAAAGATATATCGGTTGCTTGGGGTCCATCCACTGAAGATACATTAATTCTGCAACTACAAGTTCTGTAACTGCAGGCACGAGCTGAAAGATAAAAAACAGTTAAACCATCTGAACAGGTTACAGTAATAATATAGCAGTAGGAATTAGGAAATGATACTCCGAATCATGAAACTATAATGAAATATGATGAAATATAGGATCAATCAACACTTCTCAAATTTGAAAAAGTGTTGGAAGAAATGTTGGATccttcatttttatttcttgGACCAAGAGATCCATAAATCAGGATCTTAATGCATATAGGTACAAAGGTCCCATGGGAGCAAGAATTTCCGGGAAATGGTCATCTCAAAACACGAAGAAATTTGCAAGAACATAAAAACTAGGACTGCATGAGTGCTAAATAATTGCCCAAAAACAACCATTGAAGCTATCCACCTTGTTTtgcaattttatacaattaatttctaattaattaagCAAACGCAGAAgaaaacatttataaattataaaattaaccccATCCCCCCTTCAAATCGGAATTCAGGAACACTTACCGGCATGCCAATGTAAACTATTCTACCATTAAGAAGCAATGAAGGTAAGTCCGGTGGAGGGCTTCTCGGCCTGTGCTCATTGTATGACACTGATCTTTCCACCTAATTCAGTTTTGATGAATGATTAATCACATGAGTTCAGTCAATACAAATTCAATCACTAAAATCAAAAAGCCTAATGCTCTGTCTGGAAACAATACTTAGAAATTTGGATTTCATTTGTTTATGTATAAATTAGTTAAGATTCAATATTATCGcttcaaaatcacaaaaaattataggaatttcaaataatttggaaaaaataacaatgaataataattaatatcatatttataCATGATCTATTATACAATTTACATCTTTTGAAATCCAAGTCCCCAAAAAcaaccaaaattaattaattaaaatattctattatTCCATTCAGAACTTTTAAAAGTTCTATAATTTACATTCATTATGATTATGCTAGGAAAGGTATAAGAACATGAATttcaaatgaaattgaaaattaaccATCAATAATCATTAATATTACATTTATTATACATGTTCTATTATACAATTTACATCTTTTGAAATCCAAGTTCCCAAATAAAACCTAAATTAATTCattatattttttctataattccattcaaaacaattcaaatttcagacgattaatgaaattttaaaataaaaaatagagctTACTTGAGCAGGAGTAGCCATAAGCTTGGGGGACTCAAACAAGTCCAAAAACGGCGGCGTGTCGGGATTAGCCGAGCTATTAAGAACCGCTTCGGGGGAAGAAGACGCAACGGAGGCAAGCTTTGAAAGAAAAGGGTCCTTAGGGTTTATCGGAGGCATGGGGATTTTGGCGGCGTTTTTGGCACCCAAAGCTCCGCACCTAAGCTTCAAAGCCTTTGTTCTTCGAACAGTTCGACATGAAGAAGCTGAAGACAGGATTGTGTGAGCCACTGGCGCCTGTAAAAAACACGACATGGTTTCTGTAGAtttgaattttgggtttttttttcttaaaagtatTGTGTGGAGTTTTAGAGGCAGGGGAAAGAGCTTGTGTCTTTTGAGTTCAATATCTGGAAACTGAAGTAGTTTAGTTTGTcgagcgggtcgggtcgggtctATAATAGCCCGAAAATATCCATTACTTGGATTTGGATTTGGGTTGGGGGATTTGTCTAATACTTAAAAGGCTTATTTGGGGCTGGGCTTTTAAATTATATCTCAATTctcaatttagtatttattagtactTAAAATATTACTTCTGTATCAATTTATCGACATCTAATGTGAGATTTTATTATAGTGAGATCTCGTTGAATTCTTTTTAAATCAGCGGTTGTGGTTAAAAGATAAAAACGAGAAGATTATAGTCATTTGATCGATAAGAGACTAAAAAATTGTATTGGTGATTTGGACCCTATTAAATCAATTATCAAATACGTTGCTTTTCTCTCAAAATCATTCTCTCTTTTAATGTTGCAACTAATTGAattggttaaaaaaataaaatcatggtTCTTAGTACAAATCCTATGTGGCATGATCAACCTTTGattattgtttcttttttcttttttatttaatccattaattttaaaatttttcattataaTAAGATTTTTACATCCAATCAGCTTAGCTTTAAAATATCAATCAATGAAAACAtaagatttgatttgatatgcTCTTATTTGACAATGTATACTTTTGGGgataaaatgatgaatttttttacaagaaaaacaatgaaacaaaatgattaaatgattaattaatacaatataaaatgcaaaaatataaatttgtataaTTCATATTAGATTATTGCACACCCACAGTGTGGGTGAAGAagatttatctaataaatatatttattaaagatttatgtaaaaataaaataactccttagttaaaatgataaatttgaaggTTTAATAGTATTATTGGTTCAAAtggatatatttttattgatttataaaaatataaaaacaaaaacattcttataataatataatttattttgtaaaaaataataatttttttatactttcttAACTGAGTTACAACTTAATTGACAAGTGAtataaactcaaataaaaaatttattataatagagataatattaattattaatacattaaaatatgattataacAGGTGAAAATACACAAACACTATAGTAATAGCAAAATCATTGGTTACTATcaaaatgtttatatatatatacacatttttaaAACTATCCATACCCCAAACCTCTAGGAAACCCCTGGAAAAAATCATtacattaatttaaatatatattaatgatgTGACTAATACCAAACTAATTTTGAGGGTACgacgaaagaaaaagaagaatagaatAGTTTTTTCTTCAATCCATTCTGAGGCCTGGATTAGCTTACCTTAAAAACAAATCTAATAATTTCAATGAAAAAGCACAAACAAAATGGAGAAAATAAGTTATTGATACGTGAAAATCCGAATCCATAGATGTATATATTTCTGCCACACGATATTATATATTACCATATAATCATCATGTAAACTAATCAGATTTCCCTACACTGAACACCTTGGCGATCTTCTGGGTAGGAACCACTGGCAAAATCGAGGCAACCTTGTAACCCTTCTCGGCACCGGTTGCCACCGTCTGGTTATACTTTTCGGTGAAAAAGGCGGCTGTCGGAACAACTACCGAAGCTACTTGTGGAAAGAGAGGGATTTTGTTCAGTGTCTGCCAAATCGAAACAGCACATTTTTCAACTGTTGGCTCGACCACGGTGAAGACTGATTTTGCCAATGTCGAGGCGCCCTTCACCACTCCGGAATGTTGGACCTCAGCAGGCTTTTGGGCGGCTGCGATCGGTTTGGATGCGAGTTGTGTGAGGGATCCGGTGTTCTTTACTCCAGCATTAGACAGACCTTGAGCTACCCTGGGAGCCTTTTGGGCAGCTGAGATGGCTCCGGATGAGATCTGCTTGATGAATCCTGTGGCGGAACCAGTGGCCATTCCTAAAGTCTTTTGGGCAACTGAGGTAACTTTGGATGAACGCTTGAAGAGAGGAGAGATAAGACTATCGATCTTGGTCGTGGCTTCAAcctacaataaaaataaataactctTCAACCTCATTCCATTTGCTACACATTATCAGACTTGGTATACTCGCATTTTGTCTTGAATTCATAGTTTTTAGCTACGTTGGTATACTCGAGATAATGCTTACCGTTCCAGCATGCTGGACATCAGCCACCATTTGAGCGCCTGGGATGGCGTTGGACGAGACCTGCTTGAGGAGTCCCGAGGCAGAGCTCAGCAATCCAGTGCCTGGCAACCCAGTAGCCAAACCTCCCACTCCTGGAAGACTTTGGACAGCCGAGAGGGCTCCAGATGGAACAAGATCATCAATCTTACTCAAATCACCGAGCTTACTCAAACCTCCAAGCGTACTGAAATCGCCAAGCGTGCACAAATCTCCGAGATTACTCAAATCGCCAAGCTTACTCAAATCACCTCCAACCTGCAATAAGAACAAAATAAGATTTCTCGAATCTCTGTTTGTTTGATAGACATAATCATTCAAGCTAAAAGGATCCGTAATTTCTGTCCAAATCACAGTTTTGCAACACAACCATGAACTTCCACAAACGATTTTAAAACGCAATTTTAGTTAAAGAAATTAACAATCCAAACAGTTAAGAATTTAGAAATccaaattttaattaacattttcgATATCACAATTATCTCGCTGCCTCCAGCGACACAGATAACAATTCAAGTTATTACTGTTGCTTTAGTTATTCCCTTTGCTTGTCAAATATTATACCAAATAAAAGAATGGAACAAGCATTACCTTGTCAATTATATCGAAAACTCCAGCAGGGACACCAAATAAGTTTACGAGGACCCATCTAAACAGGCTCTTAAACATTTTCGCAAAAATCTTCTGATACACGCTAACAACCACTCGCTCAATAAAGTCGATGACTGGCCTTAATGGTCTCAACATTTTCTTAACTTGAAAGTAGAATTTGACTGCACGGAGAACTGCAGCTTGCACAGTTACAAAgtattttaagtattttaagtacTTCAGCACTTGTAGCTCTTCAGGAATCTTCAAAACCCCATCAACAACAAGAAAAACATACGTTAAATAAtcagtaaagaaaaaaaatttactgaCACTTCGATTGATTACCCAAaggtagaaaaataaatataaagacaCACAATGAAAAATGCCATAAGAAAATGCAAAGAGAAGAACTCTTGGGGCAGAACTCACCAATCCGGAATTCTTGGCCTGACTAGCCACACCTTCAACAACCAAGATGGCTCCGGATGAGATCTGCTGGAGGAATCTAGAGGAGGTGCTTTTCACTCCAGTACTTTGGACCTCCATAGTAGGCACATCAACAGTCAGTCCTAAAGCATTATTGGCAGCCGAGGTGACTTTGGATATTGCCTGCTTGATGACTGGAGGGAGAATACCATCAATCTTAGTCACAAATTCACCAATCTACAATAAACATCATCAATCGTAGGATGTTATACATCAATTGGACATTTGAGCTAAAAATACTTTAGTTTCCATTAAACCACAGTTTTGCAACTCGAGCACAAACATTCCCgacctttaaaaagaagcaatattTTGTTAAAGAAAGTAACTTTTCTAAAGGGTTTTgaaatcataaattttttatttcatttccaataTCACAACTATCCCACAGCACCCCGCCAACCCAGAATCTCAAATCTTGTTATTG is part of the Gossypium hirsutum isolate 1008001.06 chromosome D11, Gossypium_hirsutum_v2.1, whole genome shotgun sequence genome and encodes:
- the LOC107930939 gene encoding ATP-dependent Clp protease proteolytic subunit-related protein 3, chloroplastic gives rise to the protein MSCFLQAPVAHTILSSASSCRTVRRTKALKLRCGALGAKNAAKIPMPPINPKDPFLSKLASVASSSPEAVLNSSANPDTPPFLDLFESPKLMATPAQVERSVSYNEHRPRSPPPDLPSLLLNGRIVYIGMPLVPAVTELVVAELMYLQWMDPKQPIYLYINSTGTTRDDGETVGMETEGFAIYDALMQLQNEIHTVAVGAAIGQACLLLSAGTKGKRFMMPHAKAMIQQPRVPSSGLMPASDVLIRAKEVVINRDTLVELLAKHTGNSIEAVAEVMRRPFYMDANRAKEFGVIDKILWRGQEKVMAEVASPEEWDKNAGIKVMDGF